The following proteins are encoded in a genomic region of Necator americanus strain Aroian chromosome II, whole genome shotgun sequence:
- a CDS encoding hypothetical protein (NECATOR_CHRII.G5103.T1) — translation MLLRLASTALSALLMALTTVLAAEVEFENALTEKPTIECGHGRLSVGVSTSKEPPSHVFAKGHFNRPDCSFRNTTHVVFDFEKCDVSRKREVNPRGMAFSMTVVVQLHPLFITKVDRAYHVRCFYMEAEKAVGAQIGVNELTTAVVSGESEKPTCRYTLHKESPNGPLVKLAQVGDLIYHVWDCPSEVYGMMIHDCSIVDGQGNNHTVIDSLGCSTDTFLMPELTYSADLTRSFTAASAFNFPDQQSVYFNCQVRICYKLDDGCASITPPQCGLITAQEDTLASDLDNDQLITSSTDSTTTSTTPSSTTASVTTEAPTTTSTPRTTTVFTTVTELMSTSAPTTIATILNATEFPTPESLQNFLRNADISDTGIAALEDSVTEGSGIEIAQPTPTPVSLIRADHIPEHDGDVVENDVVQLKREMRRRDADAIDVDITSPELTIIDKDIAAELPEALHSTSPPAPTPSVCVPLIGFWLLAALIVLCCSIIAASLCYAQKQRDKFHIMP, via the exons ATGCTGCTACGATTAGCGTCAACAGCTTTGTCGGCTCTTCTGATGGCATTGACGACCGTGCTGGCCGCTGAAGTAGAATTCGAGAACGCTCTCACAG agaagCCAACGATAGAATGTGGACATGGACGATTATCAGTGGGTGTGAGCACCTCAAAAGAACCGCCATCTCACGTGTTCGCTAAAGGACATTTCAATCGACCAGATTGTTCATTCAGAAATACCACACATGTTGTGTTCGATTTTGAGAAATGTGATGTGAGCCGGAAGCGAGAG GTTAATCCTCGTGGTATGGCGTTTAGCATGACGGTTGTTGTGCAATTGCACCCACTCTTCATCACCAAAGTCGACCGGGCATACCATGTCCGCTGCTTTTACATGGAAGCCGAGAAAGCCGTTGGAGCACAGATTGGCGTAAA TGAACTTACAACTGCGGTGGTGTCCGGAGAAAGTGAAAAACCTACATGTCGATATACACTTCACAAG GAATCACCCAATGGACCGTTGGTCAAGTTAGCACAGGTCGGTGACTTGATTTATCATGTCTGGGATTGTCCGTCGGAGGTGTACGGTATGATGATCCATGACTGCTCGATTGTTGACGGACAAGGCAACAATCATACAGTAATCGACTCATTAGG ATGCTCAACTGATACTTTTCTAATGCCTGAGCTCACCTACTCCGCTGATCTCACAAGGTCTTTCACG GCTGCAAGCGCTTTCAACTTTCCCGATCAACAATCAGTATATTTCAACTGCCAAGTGAGAATATGCTATAAACTTGATGATGGATGCGCTAGTATCACG CCACCACAGTGTGGGCTCATCACTGCGCAAGAAGACACGCTCGCAAGTGATCTCGATAACGATCAACTGATCACTTCGTCAACTGATTCGACAACAACTAGCACAACCCCGTCGTCAACGACTGCATCTGTGACAACCGAAGCACCAACGACTACAAGCACACCTCGAACAACTACGGTATTCACGACGGTTACAGAGCTGATGTCCACTAGTG CCCCAACGACGATTGCCACAATTCTCAACGCCACAGAATTCCCAACGCCTGAATCACTGCAGAATTTCCTTAGAAACGCCGACATTAGTGACACCGGAATCGCAGCGTTGGAGGATAGCGTAACGGAAGGTTCAG GAATTGAAATCGCTCAACCGACGCCTACGCCAGTGTCATTGATTCGTGCCGATCACATCCCAGAACATGATGGTGACGTCGTCGAAAATGATGTAGTACAGCTGAAACGTGAGATGCGACGTCGAGATGCCGATGCCATCGATGTGGACATCACGTCACCCGAATTAACTATCATTGATAAGGATATTG CTGCTGAACTGCCGGAGGCCCTTCATTCCACATCGCCGCCCGCTCCGACGCCTTCCGTCTGCGTCCCGCTCATCGGTTTCTGGTTACTTGCAGCTTTGATCGTTCTCTGCTGTTCGATAATCGCTGCCTCGTTGTGCTACGCTCAGAAGCAACGCGACAAGTTCCACATTATGCCATGA
- a CDS encoding hypothetical protein (NECATOR_CHRII.G5103.T2), producing MALTTVLAAEVEFENALTEKPTIECGHGRLSVGVSTSKEPPSHVFAKGHFNRPDCSFRNTTHVVFDFEKCDVSRKREVNPRGMAFSMTVVVQLHPLFITKVDRAYHVRCFYMEAEKAVGAQIGVNELTTAVVSGESEKPTCRYTLHKESPNGPLVKLAQVGDLIYHVWDCPSEVYGMMIHDCSIVDGQGNNHTVIDSLGCSTDTFLMPELTYSADLTRSFTAASAFNFPDQQSVYFNCQVRICYKLDDGCASITPPQCGLITAQEDTLASDLDNDQLITSSTDSTTTSTTPSSTTASVTTEAPTTTSTPRTTTVFTTVTELMSTSAPTTIATILNATEFPTPESLQNFLRNADISDTGIAALEDSVTEGSGIEIAQPTPTPVSLIRADHIPEHDGDVVENDVVQLKREMRRRDADAIDVDITSPELTIIDKDIAAELPEALHSTSPPAPTPSVCVPLIGFWLLAALIVLCCSIIAASLCYAQKQRDKFHIMP from the exons ATGGCATTGACGACCGTGCTGGCCGCTGAAGTAGAATTCGAGAACGCTCTCACAG agaagCCAACGATAGAATGTGGACATGGACGATTATCAGTGGGTGTGAGCACCTCAAAAGAACCGCCATCTCACGTGTTCGCTAAAGGACATTTCAATCGACCAGATTGTTCATTCAGAAATACCACACATGTTGTGTTCGATTTTGAGAAATGTGATGTGAGCCGGAAGCGAGAG GTTAATCCTCGTGGTATGGCGTTTAGCATGACGGTTGTTGTGCAATTGCACCCACTCTTCATCACCAAAGTCGACCGGGCATACCATGTCCGCTGCTTTTACATGGAAGCCGAGAAAGCCGTTGGAGCACAGATTGGCGTAAA TGAACTTACAACTGCGGTGGTGTCCGGAGAAAGTGAAAAACCTACATGTCGATATACACTTCACAAG GAATCACCCAATGGACCGTTGGTCAAGTTAGCACAGGTCGGTGACTTGATTTATCATGTCTGGGATTGTCCGTCGGAGGTGTACGGTATGATGATCCATGACTGCTCGATTGTTGACGGACAAGGCAACAATCATACAGTAATCGACTCATTAGG ATGCTCAACTGATACTTTTCTAATGCCTGAGCTCACCTACTCCGCTGATCTCACAAGGTCTTTCACG GCTGCAAGCGCTTTCAACTTTCCCGATCAACAATCAGTATATTTCAACTGCCAAGTGAGAATATGCTATAAACTTGATGATGGATGCGCTAGTATCACG CCACCACAGTGTGGGCTCATCACTGCGCAAGAAGACACGCTCGCAAGTGATCTCGATAACGATCAACTGATCACTTCGTCAACTGATTCGACAACAACTAGCACAACCCCGTCGTCAACGACTGCATCTGTGACAACCGAAGCACCAACGACTACAAGCACACCTCGAACAACTACGGTATTCACGACGGTTACAGAGCTGATGTCCACTAGTG CCCCAACGACGATTGCCACAATTCTCAACGCCACAGAATTCCCAACGCCTGAATCACTGCAGAATTTCCTTAGAAACGCCGACATTAGTGACACCGGAATCGCAGCGTTGGAGGATAGCGTAACGGAAGGTTCAG GAATTGAAATCGCTCAACCGACGCCTACGCCAGTGTCATTGATTCGTGCCGATCACATCCCAGAACATGATGGTGACGTCGTCGAAAATGATGTAGTACAGCTGAAACGTGAGATGCGACGTCGAGATGCCGATGCCATCGATGTGGACATCACGTCACCCGAATTAACTATCATTGATAAGGATATTG CTGCTGAACTGCCGGAGGCCCTTCATTCCACATCGCCGCCCGCTCCGACGCCTTCCGTCTGCGTCCCGCTCATCGGTTTCTGGTTACTTGCAGCTTTGATCGTTCTCTGCTGTTCGATAATCGCTGCCTCGTTGTGCTACGCTCAGAAGCAACGCGACAAGTTCCACATTATGCCATGA